One Rubripirellula reticaptiva genomic region harbors:
- a CDS encoding NPCBM/NEW2 domain-containing protein, giving the protein MTPRYLVIPKAIAACTVLLLAHALTANVVTAGNAMTVTTQSGESFGGDFAGIGDDSMLIIVDGAERAIPFSELQSLTPDDVASETGPAFRVTLVDGSRIAAQDISLDESGVVIEPRRQRTIRADLRKVKAIRFRASATTTDAQWLGLLEKESRGDVMVIRRPGDKLDPTSGIVEAIADAKVTFNLDGDTVAAPMDKLEGVIFGSTASVSDDAEIRIVDVYGSQWSVQSLSPSEPGQPLKLTLSSGLQHELPLGQIASMKLSSGMMMLATEKPAAASMTTYIETNVDAGLIDAFLGPAASGDADLAINGGGKIEYRVAEGFETISGTVVRSNKTKIASGVTVRVTLDGKTVWEESLTDTEPRGFEIPIASARRVAIEVDCQDDGDLGDMVTILRPRLLK; this is encoded by the coding sequence GTGACGCCACGCTACCTTGTCATTCCCAAAGCGATCGCGGCCTGCACCGTGCTGTTGCTTGCCCATGCCTTGACGGCCAATGTCGTGACGGCTGGAAATGCCATGACGGTGACGACTCAATCGGGCGAGTCGTTCGGCGGCGACTTTGCTGGCATCGGTGACGATTCGATGTTGATCATCGTCGATGGTGCCGAACGCGCGATTCCGTTTAGCGAACTGCAAAGCTTGACGCCCGACGACGTGGCATCCGAAACCGGTCCGGCGTTTCGAGTCACGTTGGTCGATGGTTCCCGGATCGCCGCTCAGGATATTTCGCTTGACGAGTCCGGCGTTGTGATCGAGCCGCGCCGGCAACGGACCATTCGAGCCGACTTGCGGAAGGTCAAAGCGATCCGGTTCCGTGCTTCCGCAACGACAACAGATGCCCAGTGGTTGGGACTGCTTGAAAAAGAGTCTCGCGGTGACGTGATGGTGATTCGACGCCCGGGCGACAAACTGGATCCGACATCAGGCATCGTAGAGGCGATCGCAGATGCGAAGGTGACGTTTAACTTGGACGGTGACACGGTGGCGGCGCCGATGGACAAACTTGAAGGCGTCATCTTCGGGTCCACTGCCAGCGTTTCCGATGATGCCGAAATTCGGATCGTTGACGTTTACGGTTCACAGTGGTCGGTCCAATCATTGTCGCCCAGCGAGCCCGGTCAACCGCTGAAGTTGACGTTGTCATCGGGACTGCAACACGAGCTTCCACTCGGCCAGATCGCGTCGATGAAACTTAGCAGCGGCATGATGATGCTGGCCACCGAGAAGCCGGCTGCGGCTTCGATGACGACCTACATTGAAACCAACGTCGACGCAGGTTTGATCGATGCGTTTTTGGGTCCAGCCGCGTCCGGCGATGCTGACTTGGCGATCAACGGCGGCGGCAAAATCGAGTACCGAGTGGCCGAAGGATTCGAAACGATCAGCGGAACGGTTGTCCGTTCGAACAAGACAAAGATTGCCAGCGGTGTGACGGTACGAGTCACGCTTGATGGCAAAACCGTTTGGGAAGAATCGCTGACTGATACCGAGCCGCGTGGTTTCGAAATCCCGATCGCGTCGGCACGCCGAGTTGCGATCGAAGTGGACTGTCAAGACGACGGCGACTTGGGTGACATGGTCACAATTCTGAGACCGCGGCTGTTGAAGTAA
- a CDS encoding S1C family serine protease, translating to MIARCVASAMTLIACIVTHAEGPVQIPASLQAAEQSRIDAIARAMPSAVCVFVPGGGGGGSGMLISPDGFALTNFHVTSPAGTFMRCGLSDGNVYDAVIVGIDPVGDLAMIRLIGLDGKTKNDFPVATFGSSRTAQPGDWCMVIGNPFLLATNLQPTVTYGILSGVGRYQYPSGTLLEYGDCLQTDASINPGNSGGPIYDAEGKLLGIVGRCSFEKRGRVNVGVGYAISINQAENFLGVLRSGRIVDHATLGATVATDPDGGVRVTNILESSDAYRRGLRYGAEILEIDGRVVQTANDLQNVLATFPAGWRIPIRFRIDGNSRDTLVRLASVHGPDELLEKMAGALPPPPPREEPKPEDNEDNEGDDSDGEQESAPEDQEPDSPHGKSPIPKSVTDQLIERKGYANYHFNEREQDDFIAEVRNQYPAQESSESNEPTGWIIEGETADGDASPVMIRVTSGKMAMIVGERPVQIETKGELYEAVTRRSPVGMLAALDAWRRMLATGPKQFGETFYWGTMPLGGQRPLRDCVVGIDGEMETRWLSHPDSHALEAVEVFADRDEDPAELWLLRDGADAKAMPTFLDLRYGTESLLKVKVKSWKLVPESELDAENQ from the coding sequence ATGATTGCTCGTTGCGTCGCGTCGGCGATGACGTTGATCGCCTGTATCGTGACACACGCCGAAGGACCGGTCCAGATTCCGGCCTCGTTGCAGGCGGCCGAACAGTCTCGCATTGATGCGATCGCGCGAGCGATGCCTTCGGCGGTCTGCGTCTTTGTGCCGGGCGGAGGCGGAGGTGGCAGCGGCATGCTGATCTCGCCCGACGGTTTCGCGCTGACCAACTTTCACGTCACCAGTCCAGCCGGCACGTTCATGCGATGCGGGCTATCGGACGGCAATGTTTACGACGCCGTGATTGTCGGCATCGACCCGGTCGGCGACTTGGCAATGATCCGCTTGATCGGACTGGACGGCAAAACCAAGAATGACTTCCCCGTTGCGACATTCGGCAGCAGCCGGACCGCCCAACCAGGCGACTGGTGCATGGTGATCGGCAATCCGTTCTTGTTGGCAACCAACCTGCAACCCACGGTGACTTACGGCATCCTCAGCGGCGTCGGCCGGTATCAGTATCCGTCGGGAACACTGCTTGAATACGGCGATTGTTTGCAAACCGATGCATCGATCAATCCCGGCAACTCAGGCGGACCGATCTATGACGCCGAAGGCAAACTGCTGGGTATCGTCGGACGCTGCTCGTTCGAAAAACGCGGCCGAGTCAACGTCGGTGTCGGCTATGCGATCTCGATCAATCAAGCTGAAAATTTCCTAGGTGTGCTGCGGTCCGGGCGCATCGTCGACCATGCGACATTAGGTGCGACGGTTGCCACGGATCCCGACGGCGGCGTTCGAGTCACCAACATCTTGGAATCCAGCGACGCCTACCGTCGCGGTTTGCGATACGGTGCCGAGATTCTTGAAATTGACGGCCGAGTGGTTCAAACCGCCAACGATTTGCAGAACGTGCTGGCAACTTTCCCGGCCGGCTGGCGAATCCCGATTCGCTTTCGCATCGACGGCAACAGTCGCGACACGCTAGTACGACTTGCAAGCGTCCACGGGCCGGACGAATTGCTTGAAAAGATGGCCGGTGCCTTGCCGCCGCCACCGCCTCGCGAAGAACCAAAGCCAGAGGACAATGAGGACAACGAAGGCGATGATAGCGACGGCGAACAAGAATCGGCACCGGAGGACCAAGAGCCGGATTCGCCGCACGGCAAGAGCCCGATTCCCAAGTCGGTGACGGACCAGTTGATCGAGCGAAAGGGTTATGCGAACTACCATTTCAACGAACGAGAACAAGACGACTTCATCGCCGAAGTGCGGAACCAATACCCGGCACAAGAATCCAGCGAAAGCAATGAACCGACCGGATGGATCATCGAGGGTGAAACGGCCGATGGAGACGCGAGTCCGGTGATGATCCGCGTCACATCTGGCAAGATGGCAATGATCGTTGGTGAACGCCCGGTCCAGATCGAAACCAAAGGTGAACTCTACGAAGCCGTCACGCGTCGATCGCCTGTCGGAATGTTAGCGGCATTGGATGCTTGGCGACGCATGCTGGCGACGGGACCAAAGCAGTTCGGCGAAACGTTTTACTGGGGCACCATGCCGCTAGGTGGCCAGCGGCCCTTGCGAGACTGTGTCGTGGGCATCGACGGTGAGATGGAAACACGGTGGCTGTCGCACCCTGATTCTCATGCACTCGAAGCCGTCGAAGTCTTTGCCGATCGCGACGAAGACCCAGCCGAACTTTGGCTGTTGCGTGATGGTGCTGACGCCAAAGCGATGCCCACGTTCTTGGATCTGCGATACGGCACTGAATCGCTGTTGAAGGTGAAAGTGAAGTCGTGGAAGTTAGTCCCCGAATCGGAACTGGACGCCGAAAACCAATGA